One genomic window of Oscillatoria sp. FACHB-1406 includes the following:
- a CDS encoding SDR family oxidoreductase — MATALITGASSGIGETYARVLAERKLDLVLVARSRDTLEALAGELRDRHGVRVEVIAKDLTQADAVPEVVAAVTEAGVAIDTLINNAGFGDYGPFTENSRDKQLKMIQLNILALVDLTYHFLPPMQQRGSGQIINISSIAGFQPIPYLAIYSASKAFVLHFSEALWGENRNTGVKILAVCPGPTKTKFFEVAGFNPFKNAQEANKQSLSPEVVVRQSLEALERGDCTLVPGEMSNQFVANISRFLPRWAVVRAIEQQFRPHS, encoded by the coding sequence ATGGCTACCGCGTTAATTACAGGTGCTTCATCGGGGATTGGGGAGACTTACGCTCGGGTGCTGGCCGAGCGCAAGCTGGATTTGGTGTTGGTGGCGCGATCTCGCGATACACTGGAAGCCTTAGCAGGGGAACTGCGCGATCGCCACGGCGTGAGAGTTGAGGTTATTGCTAAAGATTTGACGCAAGCGGATGCGGTTCCCGAAGTCGTGGCAGCGGTGACAGAAGCAGGCGTTGCGATCGACACTTTAATCAACAATGCTGGATTCGGCGATTACGGACCATTTACTGAAAACTCCCGCGACAAGCAGCTAAAAATGATTCAACTCAACATTCTGGCGTTGGTGGATTTGACTTATCATTTCCTTCCTCCGATGCAGCAGCGCGGTTCCGGACAAATTATCAATATTTCTTCGATCGCTGGCTTTCAACCCATACCTTACCTCGCCATTTACAGCGCCAGTAAAGCTTTTGTCCTCCACTTTAGCGAGGCACTCTGGGGAGAGAATCGCAACACGGGCGTAAAAATCCTCGCGGTTTGTCCCGGGCCGACGAAAACGAAGTTTTTTGAGGTTGCAGGCTTTAATCCGTTCAAAAACGCCCAAGAAGCCAACAAGCAATCGCTCTCGCCGGAAGTCGTGGTGCGTCAAAGCTTGGAAGCGCTGGAGCGCGGCGATTGTACGCTAGTTCCGGGGGAAATGTCCAATCAATTCGTTGCGAACATTTCTCGCTTTTTACCGCGCTGGGCTGTGGTACGCGCGATCGAGCAGCAATTTCGTCCCCACTCTTAG
- a CDS encoding AarF/ABC1/UbiB kinase family protein, protein MQQPKKYDADWIARYYRRRPWEAIARVFKILWFLGGFLLRMVLDDWFHQSEKNKLKRASELRHTLTRLGPTFIKVGQALSTRPDLVRKDYLEELIKLQDRLPPFDTAIAFNIIERELGRSIEELYREISPHPVAAASLGQVYRAFLHTGEEVAVKVQRPNLLPVISRDLYLMRWAAGWMAPWLPLNMGHDLTLIVDEFGTKLFEEIDYLNEGRNAERFAANFQDDPTVKVPAIYWRYASSRVLTLEWINGYKLNDTENIRALGFDPNAIVEIGVVSGLRQLLEFGFFHADPHPGNLFATLDGRMAFIDFGMMDQLDERTKETLAASVVHLINKDYYALADDFITLGFLAPGTEIEPIIPALEKVLGKAMDESVGNFNFKTITDEFSELMFDYPFRVPAKFSLIIRSLVTQEGLALSLDPNFKIVEIAYPYVAQRLLKGESPAMRSRLLEVLFKDGKFQWQRLENMLGIARSGGNFDLLPTAQLGLQYLLSKEGLYLRNQLLLALTEGDRLHTEEVGRLWHLVKDEIQPARLFDVALSALSSK, encoded by the coding sequence ATGCAACAACCTAAAAAATACGACGCTGATTGGATCGCGCGATACTATCGTCGCCGCCCGTGGGAAGCGATCGCGCGAGTATTTAAAATTCTTTGGTTTCTGGGCGGATTCCTCTTGCGGATGGTGCTAGATGACTGGTTCCACCAAAGCGAGAAAAATAAACTCAAACGCGCTTCTGAGTTACGACATACCCTCACCCGTTTGGGGCCGACCTTTATTAAAGTCGGTCAAGCCCTCTCCACCCGACCGGACTTGGTTCGCAAAGATTATTTAGAAGAATTAATCAAACTTCAAGATAGACTGCCGCCTTTCGACACCGCGATCGCCTTTAACATTATCGAACGCGAACTCGGGCGATCGATTGAAGAACTATATCGGGAAATTTCCCCTCACCCCGTCGCCGCTGCCAGTCTCGGACAAGTCTATCGCGCCTTCCTGCATACCGGCGAAGAAGTCGCCGTTAAAGTGCAGCGCCCCAACTTACTCCCCGTCATCAGCCGAGATCTGTACTTAATGCGCTGGGCTGCCGGTTGGATGGCTCCTTGGTTGCCCCTAAACATGGGTCACGACCTCACCTTAATTGTCGATGAATTCGGTACAAAACTATTTGAAGAGATCGACTACCTCAACGAAGGGCGCAATGCCGAACGCTTTGCCGCCAACTTCCAAGACGATCCCACCGTTAAAGTTCCCGCCATTTATTGGCGCTACGCCAGTTCCCGCGTCCTGACGCTGGAATGGATTAACGGTTACAAACTCAACGACACCGAAAATATTCGCGCCCTCGGTTTCGACCCCAACGCCATTGTTGAAATTGGTGTCGTTTCCGGACTGCGACAACTGCTCGAATTTGGCTTTTTCCACGCCGATCCCCATCCCGGAAACCTGTTTGCCACCTTAGACGGACGCATGGCATTTATCGATTTCGGAATGATGGATCAGTTGGACGAACGAACCAAAGAAACCCTCGCCGCTTCGGTCGTTCATTTAATTAATAAAGACTACTACGCCCTCGCCGACGACTTTATAACGCTAGGCTTTTTAGCCCCCGGCACGGAAATCGAACCGATTATTCCTGCCCTCGAGAAAGTGTTAGGGAAAGCGATGGATGAAAGCGTCGGTAACTTCAACTTCAAAACCATCACCGATGAGTTTTCTGAGTTGATGTTCGATTATCCGTTCCGCGTACCGGCGAAGTTTTCTTTAATTATTCGCTCCCTCGTCACCCAAGAAGGTTTAGCCCTTTCTCTGGATCCAAACTTTAAGATTGTCGAAATCGCTTATCCCTACGTCGCGCAACGCCTATTAAAAGGCGAATCGCCCGCCATGCGCAGCCGCTTGTTGGAAGTGCTGTTTAAAGATGGTAAATTCCAATGGCAGCGCTTGGAAAATATGTTAGGGATTGCGCGATCGGGTGGCAACTTCGATCTGTTGCCCACTGCCCAACTCGGTTTACAATACCTTTTGTCTAAAGAAGGATTGTACCTTCGCAATCAACTCCTGTTAGCACTGACAGAAGGCGATCGCTTGCACACCGAAGAAGTTGGGCGTTTGTGGCATCT